From a single Georhizobium profundi genomic region:
- the recQ gene encoding DNA helicase RecQ, with protein sequence MYDSPNSVLREVFGYRDFRPGQRDVIDRIMAGRNVLAVMPTGAGKSICFQVPALMSPRLTIVISPLVALMDDQTAALRANGVAVAAIHSGHDRQVNVDAWRDVSSGRAKLLYLSPERLMTDRMLDAIGRLDPGLFVIDEAHCISKWGANFRPEYERLSELKTRFPKARIAAFTATADSATQGDIAEKLFGGNGEIALQGFDRPNLFLAVEPKRDWKSQLVAFLEERADQSGVVYCLSRQSTDDVAAYLVEKGFNAIAYHAGHPPEVRRERQGRFMRESAIMVATIAFGMGIDKPDIRFVCHMNLPSSMEAYYQEIGRAGRDGLPADTQLFFGLDDVRMRRQFIENDGEDRDHILREHKRLDALLAYAETAGCRRVALLAYFDEEGQPCGNCDNCTDPPEVIDGTGEAMKLFGVIAATGQSFGASHLIDVLRGGRTAKIEERQHHDLALFGSGATRSKAYWQAFVRQAVANRYLSINIQRYGALELTPLADQTLVGKARFELREIVEQAQSTRPAPRKTVTIDPDAEPLFARLKALRLEFARERSVPAYVVFPDATLIDMAQLRPRTMDELAMVNGVGPKKLGDYGEAFLKVMREA encoded by the coding sequence GTGTACGACAGCCCGAACTCCGTGCTGCGTGAAGTCTTCGGCTATCGAGATTTCAGGCCCGGCCAGCGCGACGTCATCGACCGGATCATGGCCGGTCGCAACGTGCTGGCCGTGATGCCGACGGGGGCGGGCAAGTCGATCTGCTTTCAGGTGCCGGCACTGATGAGCCCACGTCTGACGATCGTGATCTCGCCACTGGTCGCCCTGATGGACGATCAGACCGCGGCGCTGCGCGCGAACGGCGTTGCCGTTGCGGCGATCCACTCCGGCCATGACCGCCAGGTGAATGTCGATGCCTGGCGCGACGTTTCCTCAGGCCGTGCGAAGCTTCTCTATCTGTCGCCGGAACGGCTGATGACCGACCGGATGCTGGACGCGATCGGACGGCTCGACCCGGGACTGTTCGTCATCGATGAAGCGCACTGCATCTCCAAATGGGGAGCGAACTTCCGCCCGGAATACGAGCGTCTCTCGGAGCTGAAGACACGCTTTCCGAAGGCTCGGATCGCGGCGTTCACGGCGACGGCGGACAGTGCCACGCAGGGAGACATCGCCGAGAAGCTGTTCGGTGGAAACGGCGAGATCGCACTCCAGGGGTTCGATCGGCCCAACCTTTTCCTTGCGGTTGAACCCAAGCGCGACTGGAAGAGCCAGCTCGTCGCGTTTCTCGAAGAGCGGGCCGACCAGTCCGGTGTTGTCTATTGCCTCTCCCGGCAGTCGACCGACGATGTCGCGGCCTATCTGGTGGAGAAAGGTTTCAACGCGATTGCCTACCACGCCGGCCATCCGCCGGAGGTGCGCCGGGAGCGACAAGGGCGCTTCATGCGCGAATCCGCCATCATGGTGGCGACCATCGCTTTCGGCATGGGCATCGACAAGCCGGATATCCGCTTCGTCTGCCACATGAACCTTCCAAGCAGCATGGAGGCATACTACCAGGAGATCGGCCGCGCAGGCCGTGACGGTCTGCCCGCAGATACGCAGCTCTTCTTCGGCCTGGACGATGTGCGCATGCGGCGTCAGTTCATCGAGAATGATGGCGAGGACCGCGACCACATTCTGCGCGAGCACAAGCGGCTCGATGCGCTGCTTGCCTATGCCGAAACCGCCGGCTGCCGTCGCGTCGCGCTGCTCGCCTATTTCGACGAGGAAGGCCAGCCTTGCGGCAACTGCGACAACTGCACCGATCCGCCGGAGGTGATCGACGGCACCGGCGAAGCCATGAAGCTTTTCGGTGTCATTGCCGCCACAGGCCAGAGTTTCGGCGCGTCACACCTCATCGACGTGTTGCGTGGCGGGCGCACGGCTAAGATCGAGGAACGCCAACACCACGATTTGGCGCTCTTCGGCAGCGGCGCAACGCGTTCCAAGGCCTACTGGCAGGCCTTCGTGCGCCAGGCCGTGGCGAACCGCTATCTGTCCATCAATATCCAGCGTTACGGAGCCCTGGAGCTCACACCGCTGGCTGACCAGACCCTGGTTGGCAAGGCTCGCTTCGAGCTTCGCGAGATCGTCGAGCAGGCTCAGTCGACCCGTCCCGCTCCTCGCAAGACCGTCACGATCGATCCGGACGCCGAACCATTGTTTGCGCGTCTCAAGGCACTGCGGCTGGAATTCGCACGCGAGCGGTCCGTACCTGCCTATGTGGTCTTCCCGGATGCCACACTGATCGACATGGCCCAGCTTCGCCCGCGCACCATGGATGAACTCGCCATGGTCAATGGCGTCGGGCCGAAAAAGCTCGGTGACTATGGGGAAGCATTCCTGAAAGTCATGCGCGAGGCCTGA
- the glnA gene encoding type I glutamate--ammonia ligase, which yields MSAKDILKQIKDNDVKFVDLRFTDPKGKMQHVTMDASMVDDDMFADGVMFDGSSIAGWKAINESDMVLMPDTETAHVDPFFAQSTMVVICDILDPVTGEPYNRDPRGTAKKAEAYMKASGIGDTCFVGPEAEFFVFDDVKYKADPYNTGFKLDSTELPSNDDSDYDTGNLGHRPRVKGGYFPVPPIDSCQDMRSEMLTVMAEMGVKVEKHHHEVAAAQHELGIMFDTLTRNADKMQIYKYVIHQVANAYGKTATFMPKPIYGDNGSGMHVHQSIWKDGKPTFAGDEYAGLSENCLYYIGGIIRHAKALNAFTNPSTNSYKRLVPGYEAPVLLAYSARNRSASCRIPFGSSPKSKRVEVRFPDPTANPYLAFAAMLMAGLDGIKNKIHPGKAMDKDLYDLPPKELKKIPTVCGSLREALQSLDRDRKFLTAGGVFDDDQIDAFIDLKMAEVMRFEMTPHPVEFDMYYSV from the coding sequence ATGAGTGCCAAGGACATCCTGAAACAGATCAAGGACAACGACGTTAAGTTCGTCGACCTGCGCTTTACCGACCCCAAGGGCAAGATGCAGCACGTCACGATGGATGCGTCGATGGTCGACGACGACATGTTCGCCGACGGCGTGATGTTCGACGGCTCTTCGATCGCTGGCTGGAAAGCCATCAACGAGTCCGACATGGTGCTGATGCCGGACACCGAAACGGCCCACGTCGATCCGTTCTTTGCCCAGTCCACGATGGTCGTGATCTGCGACATTCTCGATCCGGTCACGGGCGAGCCCTACAACCGCGACCCGCGCGGCACGGCCAAAAAGGCTGAAGCCTACATGAAGGCATCCGGCATCGGCGATACCTGCTTCGTCGGCCCGGAAGCAGAGTTCTTCGTCTTCGACGACGTCAAGTACAAGGCCGACCCGTACAACACGGGCTTCAAGCTCGATTCGACCGAACTGCCGTCGAACGACGATTCCGATTACGACACGGGCAACCTCGGTCACCGTCCGCGCGTCAAGGGCGGCTATTTCCCGGTTCCCCCGATCGACAGCTGCCAGGACATGCGTTCTGAAATGCTGACGGTCATGGCCGAAATGGGCGTGAAGGTCGAGAAGCACCACCACGAAGTGGCTGCTGCCCAGCACGAGCTCGGCATCATGTTCGACACGCTGACCCGCAACGCCGACAAGATGCAGATCTACAAGTACGTGATCCATCAGGTCGCAAACGCCTACGGCAAGACGGCTACCTTCATGCCGAAGCCGATCTATGGCGACAACGGCTCGGGCATGCACGTGCACCAGTCGATCTGGAAAGACGGCAAGCCAACGTTTGCTGGTGATGAGTATGCCGGCCTTTCGGAAAACTGCCTCTACTACATCGGCGGTATCATCCGTCACGCCAAGGCACTGAACGCCTTCACCAACCCGTCGACCAACTCCTACAAGCGTCTGGTTCCGGGCTATGAAGCCCCGGTTCTGCTCGCCTACTCGGCCCGTAACCGTTCGGCATCGTGCCGCATTCCGTTCGGCTCCTCGCCGAAGTCGAAGCGCGTCGAAGTCCGCTTCCCGGATCCGACGGCGAACCCGTACCTCGCCTTCGCAGCCATGCTGATGGCAGGCCTCGACGGCATCAAGAACAAGATCCACCCGGGCAAGGCCATGGACAAGGACCTTTACGACCTGCCGCCGAAGGAACTGAAGAAGATCCCGACCGTCTGCGGCAGCCTGCGTGAAGCGCTCCAGAGCCTCGACCGCGACCGTAAGTTCCTGACGGCCGGCGGCGTGTTCGACGACGACCAGATCGATGCCTTCATCGACCTGAAGATGGCTGAAGTGATGCGTTTCGAAATGACGCCGCACCCAGTCGAATTCGACATGTACTACTCGGTCTAA
- a CDS encoding mechanosensitive ion channel domain-containing protein — protein MFEPRTTVFQSFRFLKTCLSVLLLVVTFGAAGLLPVAAQDAEPATEETTQGASPELLLLIEALRNDESRNRLLEELEAVAGEIEPGPVETIDEALFGTSETSLGRRIAETTRFFAESAAGSAAAFANQLSAAPRMFSALDPDQIDVLWQALRDLALVIIATYALFVALRSFAKGYYRSMGMKSTSATLLQRIVFIVVSALLDAFVVIVAWAAGYIIALTFFGEMGTIGLRQTLYLNAFLIVELAKVILRIVLSPSAPQLRLLPVSDDAAKRMNRGFTWIISILGYGQLLLLPIFNQSVSLAAGQAISALVALIAVLIAIGMTLSNRLRVSRWLLDTPEDQPRSRHVRFLAHRWHWPVLLYLAFLFVIVLASPAGVLLSILAASGQILIAVIIGFMVSNWIARAIARGISLPERLNQRLPLLERRLNAFVPKLLTVIRGLIFLAVLLFVLDTINFFDLQGWMQSQVGVRTTAAIISVFFILIFAFAAWLALNSWVDYRLNPDFGRPATSREQTLLSLLRNAATIAILVIGVMFALSEIGINIAPLIASAGVLGLAIGFGAQKLVQDIITGVFIQLENAINVGDVITVGGTTGTVERLTIRSVSLRDLEAGYHIIPFSSVDMVTNFVRDYGYHVANIGIAYREDVEDAHRAMEEAFALIKQDPAIAANIIGDLEWFGVTLLGDSAVTVRARIKTKPGTQWGVGRAYNAAVKRVFDEHDIEIPFPHQTLFFGVDKHGKAPAAHIQVDAAASTGQEVLAAAAQPAEERIVDPGSEAALPASTTSAPAKRRRRRVIRDDVPDDDEET, from the coding sequence ATGTTTGAGCCTAGAACCACTGTCTTCCAATCCTTCCGATTTCTGAAAACCTGCCTTTCTGTTCTTCTTCTCGTCGTGACATTCGGCGCGGCGGGTCTGTTGCCCGTTGCCGCGCAGGATGCCGAGCCCGCGACTGAGGAAACGACGCAGGGTGCGTCTCCCGAACTCCTGCTTCTGATCGAAGCGCTGCGCAACGACGAGAGCCGAAATCGACTTCTGGAAGAACTGGAAGCGGTCGCCGGAGAAATCGAACCCGGTCCGGTCGAAACGATCGACGAAGCCCTGTTCGGCACATCGGAAACGTCGCTCGGGCGGCGAATCGCGGAGACAACGCGGTTCTTTGCAGAAAGCGCTGCCGGCTCTGCCGCGGCCTTTGCCAATCAATTGTCCGCGGCACCGCGCATGTTCTCCGCGCTCGATCCCGATCAGATCGACGTTTTGTGGCAGGCGCTGCGCGACCTCGCTCTGGTGATCATCGCAACCTACGCGCTCTTCGTCGCGCTGCGCAGCTTCGCTAAGGGCTACTATCGATCCATGGGGATGAAATCGACCTCTGCGACGTTGTTGCAGCGGATCGTGTTCATCGTCGTGTCGGCCTTGCTGGATGCGTTTGTCGTCATCGTCGCCTGGGCGGCAGGCTACATCATCGCGCTCACCTTCTTCGGGGAAATGGGCACGATCGGTCTTCGTCAGACGCTCTATCTCAACGCGTTCCTGATCGTCGAACTCGCGAAAGTGATCCTGCGCATCGTGCTGTCCCCATCCGCACCGCAATTGCGGCTGCTGCCGGTTTCCGACGATGCCGCAAAGCGTATGAACCGCGGATTCACATGGATCATCTCGATCCTCGGCTACGGACAGCTGTTGCTCTTGCCGATCTTCAACCAGAGTGTCTCCCTGGCGGCCGGCCAGGCGATTTCCGCGCTGGTGGCGCTGATCGCGGTGCTCATCGCCATCGGCATGACCCTGTCGAACCGTCTGCGCGTGTCCCGCTGGCTGCTTGATACGCCAGAGGATCAGCCGCGTAGCCGACACGTGCGTTTCCTGGCGCATCGCTGGCACTGGCCGGTGCTGCTCTATCTAGCGTTCCTGTTCGTCATCGTGCTGGCAAGTCCAGCCGGGGTGTTGCTGAGCATTCTTGCCGCCAGCGGTCAGATCCTGATTGCCGTCATCATCGGCTTCATGGTCTCCAACTGGATTGCACGGGCGATCGCGCGCGGCATCAGTCTGCCGGAGCGCCTCAATCAGCGCCTGCCGCTCCTCGAGCGCCGCCTCAACGCCTTTGTTCCGAAGCTGCTGACGGTGATCCGCGGCCTGATTTTCCTTGCGGTCCTGCTGTTCGTCCTCGACACGATCAATTTCTTCGATCTGCAGGGATGGATGCAAAGCCAGGTGGGCGTGCGCACCACGGCCGCGATCATTTCCGTGTTCTTCATCCTGATCTTCGCGTTTGCTGCTTGGCTCGCGTTGAACTCCTGGGTCGATTATCGCCTCAACCCCGACTTCGGTCGGCCGGCGACGTCACGCGAGCAGACGCTGCTCAGCCTGCTGCGCAACGCAGCGACAATCGCAATTCTTGTGATCGGCGTGATGTTCGCGCTCTCGGAGATCGGCATCAATATCGCGCCGTTGATCGCGTCGGCCGGTGTTCTGGGCCTCGCCATCGGTTTCGGCGCGCAAAAGCTGGTGCAGGACATCATCACCGGCGTCTTCATCCAGCTTGAGAACGCCATCAACGTCGGCGACGTCATCACGGTCGGCGGCACTACGGGCACCGTGGAACGCTTGACGATCCGCTCTGTCAGCCTGCGCGACCTGGAGGCCGGGTACCATATCATCCCGTTCTCCTCGGTCGACATGGTCACCAACTTCGTTCGTGACTACGGCTATCATGTTGCCAATATCGGCATCGCCTACCGCGAGGATGTCGAGGATGCACACCGGGCGATGGAAGAGGCGTTTGCGCTCATCAAGCAAGATCCTGCCATCGCCGCCAACATCATCGGTGATCTGGAATGGTTCGGCGTGACGCTGCTGGGCGACAGCGCCGTTACGGTGCGTGCCCGCATCAAGACGAAGCCCGGCACGCAGTGGGGTGTCGGCCGCGCCTACAATGCAGCCGTCAAGCGCGTCTTCGACGAACACGACATCGAAATCCCGTTCCCCCATCAGACACTCTTCTTCGGCGTCGACAAACACGGCAAGGCGCCGGCGGCGCACATTCAGGTCGATGCAGCAGCCTCGACAGGGCAGGAAGTGCTCGCCGCGGCGGCGCAGCCGGCAGAAGAGCGCATCGTCGATCCGGGGAGCGAGGCGGCATTGCCTGCGTCAACCACCTCCGCGCCCGCGAAACGTCGACGCCGTCGGGTTATCCGCGACGACGTCCCTGATGATGACGAGGAAACTTGA
- a CDS encoding DUF2207 domain-containing protein — protein sequence MIAKPFHLHRLVAAFCVAFTLALMPLAASAREEIIAFVAEIDVAADGVLSVVETIRVRAEGDLIRRGIYRDFPLRMEDASGRLRDVGFDVSSVTRDGADEPFRVEESSGIARVYIGDADSMVPPGIHTYEIRYETDRQIRYFDTHDEVYWNVTGNGWLFPILSASAEVSLPSGATIEDLAVFTGRYGETGSAATSQQLADNRAVFATTEVLQPQEGLTIAVKISKGAIAAPRSAQERAWFWRDNAGSILAVIFLILIGAYYLWAWNRVGRDPPAGVVVPRWDPPENASPAMVNYIANRGLSGGGFTAIAAAILNLAVKGFVTLRDLDGDLIVTRTEQRDDGRLPVGERAVLVGLGEPGSFLPMNRANGPAVQSLSRKFVSAIESEHRGKFYRHNWPHAAGGIALTVLGLLTILLFGGMNQEAIVALVMASIPGIILASVMVRMGKAFRSSRSLAQRILSIIVLGFIASTALTIGSGLVGALFFTEFNGFLVGAIVAIFLLNGVFFFLMGAPTAIGARMQDGIAGLKQYLTLAEAERMNMQGAPTMSPRHFETLLPYAVALGVEKPWSQAFERWLATAAGAAAASQAVPYWFSGRDFSPGSFADSIGDVGHDISRSLSAAIPPAKSSSSGFSGGGGFSGGGGGGGGGGGW from the coding sequence ATGATCGCGAAGCCCTTCCATCTGCATCGGCTGGTTGCCGCTTTCTGCGTAGCGTTCACGCTGGCCTTGATGCCGCTTGCCGCCAGTGCGCGCGAGGAGATCATCGCCTTCGTTGCTGAAATCGACGTGGCGGCGGATGGCGTTCTGTCCGTCGTCGAAACCATTCGGGTCCGCGCGGAAGGCGATCTGATCCGCCGGGGCATCTACCGGGATTTTCCCCTGCGTATGGAAGATGCTTCCGGCCGTCTCCGGGACGTCGGCTTCGATGTTTCAAGCGTCACGCGCGACGGCGCCGACGAGCCATTCCGGGTGGAAGAAAGCAGCGGCATCGCCCGCGTTTATATCGGCGACGCCGATAGCATGGTGCCTCCCGGCATCCACACCTATGAAATCCGGTACGAGACCGACCGCCAGATCCGCTATTTCGACACGCATGACGAGGTCTATTGGAACGTCACTGGCAATGGCTGGCTGTTTCCGATCCTGTCGGCATCCGCCGAGGTCAGTTTGCCGAGCGGCGCCACAATTGAAGACCTTGCGGTCTTTACCGGCCGCTATGGTGAGACGGGCAGCGCGGCAACGTCGCAACAGCTGGCTGACAACCGGGCGGTCTTCGCCACCACAGAGGTTCTGCAGCCGCAAGAGGGACTGACAATTGCGGTCAAGATCTCCAAGGGAGCCATAGCAGCACCAAGGAGCGCTCAGGAGCGCGCCTGGTTCTGGCGTGACAATGCGGGTAGCATCCTCGCAGTCATCTTTCTCATTCTGATCGGCGCCTACTATCTGTGGGCATGGAACCGCGTTGGCCGCGATCCGCCAGCCGGCGTCGTGGTGCCGCGCTGGGATCCGCCCGAGAACGCGTCGCCGGCGATGGTCAACTACATTGCCAATCGCGGCCTGTCGGGTGGCGGCTTCACCGCCATTGCCGCTGCCATCCTCAACCTCGCCGTCAAGGGCTTCGTCACGCTGCGTGATCTCGACGGAGATCTCATCGTCACGCGCACCGAGCAGCGCGACGATGGCAGGCTCCCGGTCGGGGAAAGAGCGGTTCTGGTCGGCCTGGGCGAGCCGGGAAGTTTTCTCCCCATGAACCGCGCCAATGGACCCGCCGTTCAAAGCCTTTCGCGCAAGTTTGTCAGCGCCATCGAAAGCGAACACCGCGGCAAGTTTTATCGCCACAACTGGCCCCATGCCGCGGGCGGCATCGCGCTGACCGTGCTCGGCCTGCTCACCATCCTCCTGTTCGGTGGGATGAATCAGGAAGCCATTGTTGCGCTCGTCATGGCGTCCATTCCCGGCATCATCCTTGCCAGCGTCATGGTGCGCATGGGCAAGGCTTTCCGTTCGTCGCGCAGTCTCGCACAGCGCATCCTGTCCATCATCGTCCTCGGCTTCATAGCATCGACGGCGCTGACGATCGGAAGCGGGCTTGTCGGGGCGCTCTTCTTCACCGAGTTCAACGGTTTTCTCGTTGGGGCAATTGTCGCGATCTTTCTCCTGAATGGCGTGTTCTTTTTCCTGATGGGCGCTCCCACCGCCATCGGCGCGCGCATGCAGGATGGCATCGCGGGTCTGAAGCAATATCTTACCCTGGCCGAAGCCGAGCGCATGAACATGCAGGGTGCGCCCACCATGTCGCCGCGCCATTTTGAGACGCTCTTGCCCTATGCGGTGGCGCTCGGCGTGGAGAAGCCCTGGAGTCAGGCGTTCGAGCGCTGGCTGGCAACGGCTGCCGGTGCAGCCGCCGCGAGCCAGGCAGTGCCTTACTGGTTCTCCGGGCGGGATTTCTCCCCCGGCTCATTCGCCGATTCCATCGGCGATGTCGGGCATGACATTTCGCGCAGCCTTTCCGCAGCAATACCGCCGGCCAAGTCATCGTCCTCGGGATTTTCCGGTGGCGGCGGCTTTTCGGGCGGCGGTGGCGGCGGTGGTGGCGGGGGCGGCTGGTAG
- a CDS encoding LemA family protein, which translates to MTGIVIGVIVVALILYGIAVYNGLVRARQLVQEAWSGIDVQLKRRADLIPNLVETVRGYTDHEANTLREVTEMRARAQAVPADDVKGRAAAEGLLSQALGRLIAVAESYPDLKASTNFSQLQTSLETLEGEIQMSRRYYNGAARDLNIKVESVPSNIVANMFGFEKAEYFEIDDPADRIVPKVAFS; encoded by the coding sequence ATGACTGGCATCGTCATCGGCGTGATTGTCGTCGCGCTGATCCTCTACGGCATCGCCGTCTATAACGGGTTGGTGCGGGCAAGACAACTCGTTCAGGAGGCATGGAGCGGCATCGACGTGCAGCTTAAGCGCCGGGCCGATCTCATTCCGAACCTGGTCGAAACGGTCCGTGGCTACACCGATCACGAAGCCAACACGCTGCGCGAAGTCACTGAAATGCGTGCGCGCGCCCAGGCGGTGCCCGCCGACGACGTCAAGGGCAGGGCGGCTGCCGAAGGATTGCTGAGCCAGGCACTCGGTCGCCTGATCGCCGTTGCCGAATCCTATCCGGACCTGAAGGCCAGCACGAATTTCAGCCAGTTGCAGACCTCGCTCGAAACACTCGAAGGCGAGATCCAGATGTCCCGGCGCTATTACAATGGTGCTGCGCGGGACTTGAACATCAAGGTCGAAAGCGTGCCGTCCAACATCGTGGCGAACATGTTCGGCTTTGAAAAGGCCGAATATTTCGAGATCGACGATCCGGCCGATCGGATCGTTCCGAAAGTCGCCTTTTCCTGA
- a CDS encoding CoA-acylating methylmalonate-semialdehyde dehydrogenase, with protein sequence MREIGHFIGGEHVGASAGRSGQVFNPATGEVDATVALASKEDLASAVENAKKAQPAWAATNPQRRARVLMKFVDLLHRDMDKLAEMLSREHGKTIPDAKGDIIRGLEVAEFCIGAPHLLKGEYTEGAGPGIDLYSMRQPLGVVAGITPFNFPAMIPMWKFCPAIAAGNAFILKPSERDPSVPMMLAELMLEAGLPAGILNVVNGDKEAVDAILDHPDIMAIGFVGSTPIAEYIYGRGCSNGKRVQCFGGAKNHMIIMPDADLDQAANALIGAGYGAAGERCMAVSVAVPVGQETADRLIEKLTPMVEALKIGPYTGGDDVDFGPLVTKEARERVLGLVNSGVDAGAKLVVDGRDFKLQGYENGNFIGGCLFDHVTTDMDIYRQEIFGPVLSVVRAKNYEDAIRLPMEHEYGNGVAIFTRDGDAARDFVSRINVGMVGVNVPIPVPLAYHTFGGWKRSGFGDLNQHGPDAFRFYTRTKTVTQRWPSGIKDGAEFVIPTMG encoded by the coding sequence ATGCGGGAAATCGGTCATTTCATCGGCGGCGAGCACGTCGGCGCATCCGCCGGCCGCAGCGGTCAGGTCTTCAACCCGGCAACGGGCGAAGTCGATGCGACTGTGGCGCTCGCCTCAAAAGAGGATCTCGCAAGCGCGGTCGAGAACGCCAAGAAGGCGCAGCCGGCCTGGGCTGCGACAAACCCACAACGGCGCGCCCGCGTTCTGATGAAGTTCGTCGACCTGCTCCACCGCGACATGGACAAGCTTGCTGAAATGCTGTCGCGCGAGCATGGCAAGACGATCCCGGATGCCAAGGGCGATATCATCCGCGGGCTGGAAGTGGCTGAATTCTGCATCGGCGCGCCGCATCTTCTGAAGGGCGAGTACACCGAAGGCGCCGGTCCGGGCATTGATCTCTATTCGATGCGCCAGCCGCTCGGCGTTGTGGCCGGCATCACACCGTTCAATTTTCCCGCAATGATTCCGATGTGGAAGTTCTGCCCGGCCATCGCAGCAGGCAACGCTTTCATTCTCAAGCCCTCCGAGCGCGATCCGTCTGTTCCGATGATGCTTGCCGAACTCATGCTGGAAGCCGGTCTCCCCGCCGGCATCCTCAACGTCGTCAATGGCGACAAGGAAGCTGTCGACGCGATTCTCGATCATCCGGACATCATGGCGATCGGCTTCGTCGGCTCCACGCCAATCGCCGAATACATCTATGGCCGCGGCTGCTCCAACGGCAAACGCGTCCAGTGCTTCGGCGGCGCCAAGAACCACATGATCATCATGCCCGATGCCGATCTCGACCAGGCGGCAAACGCCCTTATCGGGGCGGGATACGGTGCGGCGGGCGAGCGCTGCATGGCCGTCTCGGTGGCCGTTCCCGTCGGCCAGGAAACGGCGGATCGTCTGATCGAGAAGCTCACGCCGATGGTCGAAGCGCTGAAGATCGGTCCCTACACCGGTGGCGACGATGTCGATTTCGGGCCGCTCGTGACCAAGGAAGCGCGCGAACGCGTGCTCGGCCTCGTCAATTCGGGCGTGGACGCGGGTGCAAAGCTCGTCGTCGATGGCCGCGACTTCAAGCTTCAAGGCTATGAGAACGGCAATTTCATCGGCGGCTGCCTGTTCGACCATGTCACGACGGACATGGACATTTATCGCCAGGAAATCTTCGGTCCCGTGCTCTCGGTCGTCCGCGCCAAGAACTACGAGGACGCGATCCGTCTGCCCATGGAGCATGAATATGGCAACGGCGTTGCGATCTTCACCCGCGACGGCGATGCGGCGCGCGATTTCGTCAGCCGCATCAATGTGGGCATGGTGGGTGTCAACGTTCCGATCCCCGTGCCGCTCGCCTACCACACCTTCGGTGGCTGGAAACGTTCGGGCTTCGGCGATCTCAACCAGCACGGACCGGACGCGTTCCGCTTCTATACGCGCACCAAGACGGTGACGCAGCGCTGGCCCTCAGGCATCAAGGATGGCGCTGAATTCGTCATCCCGACGATGGGCTGA
- a CDS encoding Lrp/AsnC ligand binding domain-containing protein, whose protein sequence is MRCFFVEFQCQLGKAYQVAAEIAAREIASEIYSVSGQYDLLVKFYVEDAVDIGHFVAENLHTIEGVQRTHTVLTFKAF, encoded by the coding sequence ATGCGCTGTTTTTTCGTTGAATTCCAATGCCAGCTCGGCAAGGCCTATCAGGTGGCGGCGGAAATCGCCGCGCGCGAAATCGCGTCCGAGATCTATTCCGTCAGCGGCCAGTACGATCTTCTCGTCAAATTCTATGTCGAGGACGCAGTCGACATCGGCCACTTCGTGGCTGAGAACCTGCACACGATCGAGGGGGTGCAGCGCACCCACACGGTGCTGACCTTCAAGGCTTTCTAG
- a CDS encoding LysR family transcriptional regulator → MNWDDVRIFLAVARRGQILSAARTLGINHATVSRRLTALEKALGARLVLRRTNGCELTGEGEAFVEAAERMEAAMLTAQAGFLGQDAALSGTVRIGAPDGFGISFLAPRLGRLLTRYPGLHLQLVPVPRVFSLSRREADIAITVERPDQGRVVARKLVDYSLGFYASRGYVAEHGIPQAIEELRQHRLIGYVEDLVFSRVLNFAEELPRDVRATFEISSAVGQAEAVRSGAGIGILHDFTARHDPDFVHVLRGHIFKRAYWIVYHENARGVARVKAVSDFVMEEVAAARDGFLPDPDMANGDVLSATG, encoded by the coding sequence GTGAACTGGGACGACGTGCGTATATTCCTGGCGGTCGCGCGCCGCGGCCAGATCTTGTCGGCCGCCCGCACGCTCGGAATCAATCACGCCACCGTCAGCCGCCGGTTGACGGCGCTTGAGAAGGCGCTGGGAGCACGGTTGGTCCTGCGCCGAACCAATGGCTGTGAACTCACGGGCGAGGGCGAAGCCTTCGTCGAAGCCGCGGAACGCATGGAGGCCGCCATGCTCACCGCCCAGGCGGGCTTCTTGGGCCAGGATGCAGCCTTGTCTGGAACCGTCCGCATCGGAGCGCCGGATGGCTTCGGCATTTCATTCCTGGCGCCGCGCCTCGGTCGGCTGTTGACGCGCTATCCGGGACTGCATCTGCAACTCGTGCCAGTGCCCCGCGTGTTCTCCTTGTCCCGCCGTGAAGCCGATATCGCGATCACCGTCGAGCGACCCGACCAGGGCAGGGTCGTCGCGCGCAAGCTCGTCGATTATTCCCTCGGCTTCTACGCCTCCCGCGGATACGTCGCCGAGCACGGCATACCCCAAGCGATCGAGGAGCTGAGACAGCATCGGCTGATCGGATATGTTGAGGACCTGGTCTTTTCGCGTGTGCTGAACTTTGCCGAAGAGCTGCCGCGCGACGTGCGGGCGACTTTCGAGATATCGAGCGCCGTCGGTCAGGCGGAAGCGGTGCGCTCGGGCGCCGGCATCGGCATCCTGCATGATTTCACCGCCAGGCATGATCCCGATTTTGTTCACGTCTTGCGCGGGCACATCTTCAAGCGAGCCTACTGGATCGTCTACCATGAGAACGCGCGCGGCGTGGCGCGCGTCAAGGCCGTCAGCGATTTCGTCATGGAGGAGGTGGCAGCCGCCAGAGATGGCTTCCTGCCTGATCCGGACATGGCGAACGGCGATGTGCTGTCCGCGACGGGTTGA